One window of Desulfarculus baarsii DSM 2075 genomic DNA carries:
- a CDS encoding PaaI family thioesterase: protein MPNDLGPEKLRELLETTVPFVRRAGLKALELAPGRVKLLMPFAGNENHIGIMYAGALFTLAEVPGGALFLTTFDIEKYYPVVKEINIRFRRPATGDVTIEVAMAQDEIGRINAEVEAGGKSEFILEGQITDGQGQVAAIARGVYQIRKHGS, encoded by the coding sequence ATGCCAAACGACCTCGGCCCGGAAAAATTGCGCGAACTGCTGGAAACCACCGTGCCCTTCGTGCGGCGGGCCGGCCTCAAGGCCCTGGAGCTGGCCCCCGGCCGGGTCAAGCTGCTGATGCCCTTTGCCGGCAACGAAAACCATATCGGCATCATGTACGCCGGGGCCCTGTTCACCCTGGCCGAGGTGCCCGGCGGCGCGCTGTTTCTGACCACCTTCGACATAGAAAAATATTATCCGGTGGTCAAGGAAATCAACATCCGCTTTCGGCGGCCGGCCACCGGCGACGTGACCATCGAGGTGGCCATGGCCCAGGACGAGATCGGCCGCATCAACGCCGAGGTCGAGGCCGGCGGCAAATCCGAGTTCATCCTCGAAGGCCAGATCACCGACGGCCAAGGGCAGGTTGCGGCGATCGCCCGGGGGGTGTATCAAATACGCAAACACGGCTCGTAG
- a CDS encoding acyl--CoA ligase family protein has protein sequence MSDRSVYFDVLSPVKFLPRSAAIYPDKTAVIHGQDRYTYAQFAARVHRLGSALKKAGVGKGDKVAFLCPNTPPMLEAHHAVPMIGAALVSINTRLSPQEIGYIVNHSDAKALFVDTELAPQILPVLDDLRQLRLRVNIQDIDDASPLKGPSYEEFLATGSDEPLAVEVDDEYQIATINYTSGTTGKPKGVMYHHRGACLNALGEMLEAKLNTNSVYLWTLPMFHCNGWCFTWGVTAAGATHVCLRKVVPEEIFRLIEHEGVTNLCAAPTVLVSMANYPGAANARMKAHLEIMTAGAPPAPAVIKSMENLGANVTQTYGLTEVFGPHSICAWQTKWDNLPLDERAAIKARQGVPYTVALHMDVVDQLSMAPVPHDGKTIGEIVMRGNNVMLGYYKDPEATAEAFRGGWFHSGDLAVVHPDGYVQIMDRSKDIIISGGENISTVEVESVLYGHPDVLEVAVIAVPDDKWGEAPKAYVTLKEGAKPDAQSLIDFCRQHLAKFKAPKHVEFGPLPKTATGKIQKFKLREEAWKGRDKKVQ, from the coding sequence ATGAGCGACAGGTCAGTATATTTCGACGTTCTGTCCCCGGTGAAGTTTCTTCCCCGCTCGGCCGCCATCTATCCCGATAAAACAGCAGTGATCCACGGCCAAGATCGTTACACCTACGCCCAGTTCGCCGCCAGGGTCCATCGCCTGGGCAGCGCGCTGAAAAAGGCCGGAGTGGGCAAGGGCGACAAGGTGGCTTTTCTGTGCCCCAACACCCCGCCCATGCTGGAGGCCCACCACGCCGTGCCGATGATCGGGGCGGCGCTGGTGAGCATCAACACCAGGCTCAGCCCGCAAGAGATCGGCTATATCGTCAACCACTCCGACGCCAAGGCCCTGTTTGTCGACACCGAGCTGGCCCCGCAGATTTTGCCGGTGCTCGACGACCTGCGCCAGCTCCGCCTGCGGGTCAACATCCAGGACATCGACGACGCCTCGCCCCTCAAGGGGCCGTCCTACGAGGAATTTCTGGCCACCGGCTCCGACGAGCCCCTGGCCGTCGAGGTCGACGACGAGTATCAAATCGCGACCATCAACTACACCAGCGGCACCACCGGCAAGCCCAAGGGCGTGATGTACCACCATCGCGGGGCCTGCCTGAACGCCCTGGGCGAGATGCTCGAGGCCAAGCTGAACACCAACTCGGTCTATCTGTGGACGCTGCCCATGTTCCACTGCAACGGCTGGTGCTTCACCTGGGGCGTCACCGCCGCCGGCGCGACCCACGTCTGCCTGCGCAAGGTCGTGCCCGAGGAGATCTTCCGGCTGATCGAGCACGAAGGCGTGACCAACCTCTGCGCCGCGCCCACGGTGCTGGTGTCCATGGCCAATTATCCCGGCGCGGCCAACGCGCGCATGAAAGCGCACCTGGAGATCATGACCGCCGGCGCGCCGCCGGCCCCGGCGGTGATCAAAAGCATGGAAAACCTGGGGGCCAACGTCACCCAGACCTACGGCCTGACCGAGGTCTTCGGCCCGCACAGCATCTGCGCCTGGCAGACCAAGTGGGACAACCTGCCCCTGGACGAGCGGGCGGCGATCAAGGCCCGCCAGGGCGTGCCCTACACCGTGGCCCTGCACATGGACGTGGTCGATCAACTGAGCATGGCCCCCGTGCCCCACGACGGCAAGACCATCGGCGAGATCGTCATGCGCGGCAACAACGTCATGCTTGGCTATTACAAAGACCCCGAGGCCACCGCCGAGGCCTTCCGCGGCGGCTGGTTCCACAGCGGCGACCTGGCCGTGGTCCACCCCGACGGCTACGTGCAGATCATGGACCGCTCCAAGGACATCATCATCAGCGGCGGCGAAAACATCTCCACCGTCGAGGTGGAGAGCGTGCTCTATGGCCATCCCGACGTGCTGGAGGTGGCCGTCATCGCCGTGCCCGACGACAAATGGGGCGAGGCGCCCAAGGCTTACGTCACGCTCAAGGAAGGGGCCAAGCCCGACGCTCAGTCACTGATCGACTTCTGCCGCCAGCACCTGGCCAAATTCAAGGCCCCCAAGCACGTCGAGTTCGGGCCGTTGCCCAAGACGGCCACGGGCAAGATCCAAAAGTTCAAACTGCGCGAGGAGGCCTGGAAGGGCCGCGATAAGAAAGTGCAATAG
- a CDS encoding Fur family transcriptional regulator, with translation MTVPDQRLEQMIAAMQRAGRRLTPQRLAVLRLLAQGPGHPSVEQLHAAVAAQFPSTSLATTYKTLAMLKELGQVLELAFADGGCRYDGRRPYPHPHVICTRCGAIEDPEYSSMERLYQEMTEKSGFAISHHRLDFFGLCPRCRGEG, from the coding sequence ATGACCGTGCCCGACCAGCGCCTGGAACAGATGATCGCGGCCATGCAACGGGCCGGCCGTCGCCTGACGCCCCAACGCCTGGCCGTGCTGCGCCTGCTGGCCCAGGGCCCGGGCCACCCCAGCGTGGAGCAGCTCCACGCCGCCGTGGCCGCCCAGTTCCCCAGCACCAGCCTGGCCACCACCTACAAGACCCTGGCCATGCTCAAGGAGTTGGGACAGGTGCTGGAGCTGGCCTTTGCCGACGGCGGCTGCCGCTACGACGGCCGCCGGCCCTACCCCCACCCCCACGTGATCTGCACCCGCTGCGGGGCCATCGAAGACCCGGAATACTCTTCGATGGAGCGCCTCTACCAGGAAATGACCGAAAAATCGGGCTTTGCCATCTCGCACCACCGCCTGGATTTTTTTGGCCTCTGCCCGCGCTGCCGGGGCGAGGGCTGA
- a CDS encoding nucleotidyltransferase family protein → MRAMVLAAGLGTRLLPLTRLRPKCLIPVCNRPLLGLWLERLAALGVTRAVVNTHHLAHAVRAALPFLAPPGLEALESHEPTLLGTGGGLVAARAKLGDEPFLLANADVLAAGDPLPLLAALRQTGAAACLGLVDWPEVNSVAVGPGGRVRGFYGDIMLAPERWLTYSGVAAISPELFEFLPASGPGGLVEALRAALRAGRLVLGLELGGYWSDLGAPERYLAAHRDLLLGGAGFGDLAGLGPMVASPGAVIEPGARLEGFCAVAEGARVAAGALVSASVLLPGARVAPGATVFGAVLGDGFVASGELRGGAHA, encoded by the coding sequence ATGCGGGCCATGGTTCTGGCCGCCGGCCTGGGCACGCGGTTGCTGCCGCTGACCAGGCTGCGGCCCAAATGTCTGATTCCGGTGTGCAACCGGCCGTTGTTGGGCCTGTGGCTGGAGCGCCTGGCGGCGCTGGGCGTCACGCGGGCGGTGGTCAACACCCACCACCTGGCCCACGCGGTGCGGGCGGCGCTGCCTTTTCTGGCCCCGCCGGGCCTGGAGGCGCTGGAGAGCCACGAGCCCACGCTTTTGGGCACTGGCGGCGGCCTGGTCGCGGCCAGGGCCAAGCTGGGCGACGAGCCGTTTTTGCTGGCCAACGCCGATGTGCTGGCCGCCGGCGATCCCTTGCCGCTGCTGGCGGCGCTACGCCAAACGGGCGCGGCGGCCTGCCTGGGCCTGGTGGATTGGCCCGAGGTCAACAGCGTGGCCGTGGGGCCGGGCGGCCGCGTGCGCGGTTTTTACGGCGACATCATGCTGGCCCCGGAGCGCTGGTTGACCTACAGCGGCGTGGCGGCCATCTCGCCGGAGCTGTTCGAGTTTTTGCCGGCTTCCGGCCCAGGCGGCCTGGTGGAGGCCCTGCGCGCGGCCTTGCGGGCCGGGCGCTTGGTCTTGGGCCTGGAGCTTGGCGGCTATTGGAGCGACCTGGGCGCGCCCGAACGCTACTTGGCCGCCCACCGCGACCTGCTGCTGGGCGGGGCCGGTTTCGGCGATCTGGCCGGGCTGGGACCGATGGTCGCCTCGCCGGGGGCGGTGATCGAACCGGGCGCGCGGCTGGAGGGCTTTTGCGCCGTTGCCGAGGGCGCGCGGGTGGCGGCCGGGGCGCTGGTCAGCGCCAGCGTCCTGCTGCCCGGCGCGCGGGTGGCCCCTGGCGCCACGGTCTTTGGCGCGGTGTTGGGCGATGGTTTCGTGGCCAGCGGCGAACTGCGCGGCGGGGCCCATGCCTGA
- a CDS encoding aminoglycoside phosphotransferase family protein, with protein MPEERLAMIAAWAARHWPGGPVARPEATAMAPDGSTRFFVRLRAAGRQLVAMHGPDNPAEARAWLHLAGVLAAGGLPAPKVWAAEERAGLFLMDDLGQADLHGAALALAGDADALAKLYEPVLAMLARLQAVGAAGLDVSYCFDGAELSPEFLLRREAGYFMEWFVEAACGLRERPAGLAEELALVAERAGRAEPRGLVHRDFQSRNIVLGPCGPGLVDFQGARLGPAQYDLASLLHDPYVDLPWPLRRRLLGRYLDLRRDVGPFDAEAFVEGWPFVCLSRLMQALGAYGFLCGRRKKPFFAAHGRPALNSLRRLLAEPPLAMLPALGQLARRLPDDPGPLLAALAGEDSR; from the coding sequence ATGCCTGAGGAGCGCCTGGCCATGATCGCCGCCTGGGCCGCCCGCCACTGGCCCGGCGGCCCGGTGGCGCGGCCCGAGGCCACGGCCATGGCCCCCGACGGCTCCACTCGTTTTTTTGTCCGGCTGCGCGCCGCCGGCCGCCAGTTGGTGGCCATGCACGGCCCCGACAACCCGGCCGAGGCCCGGGCCTGGCTGCATCTGGCCGGAGTGCTGGCGGCGGGCGGCCTGCCGGCGCCCAAGGTCTGGGCGGCCGAGGAGCGGGCGGGGCTTTTTCTGATGGACGACCTGGGCCAGGCCGACCTGCACGGCGCGGCCCTGGCCCTGGCCGGCGACGCCGACGCCCTGGCCAAGCTCTACGAGCCCGTCCTGGCCATGCTGGCCCGCTTGCAGGCCGTGGGCGCGGCGGGGCTGGACGTGAGCTATTGCTTCGACGGGGCCGAGCTTTCGCCCGAGTTCCTGCTGCGGCGCGAGGCCGGCTATTTTATGGAGTGGTTCGTGGAGGCGGCCTGCGGGCTGCGGGAAAGGCCGGCCGGCCTGGCGGAGGAGCTGGCCTTGGTGGCCGAGCGGGCCGGCCGGGCCGAGCCACGAGGCCTGGTCCACCGCGATTTTCAGAGCCGCAACATCGTGTTGGGCCCGTGCGGCCCGGGCCTGGTCGACTTTCAGGGTGCGCGTCTGGGCCCGGCCCAGTATGATTTGGCCTCTCTGCTGCACGACCCCTACGTGGACCTGCCCTGGCCCCTGCGCCGTCGGTTGCTCGGGCGCTACCTCGATTTGCGCCGTGATGTCGGGCCATTCGACGCCGAGGCCTTTGTGGAGGGCTGGCCCTTTGTCTGCCTCAGCCGGCTGATGCAGGCCTTGGGGGCCTATGGTTTTTTGTGCGGGCGGCGAAAAAAGCCCTTTTTCGCGGCCCATGGCCGGCCGGCGCTGAACTCTTTGCGCCGCCTGCTGGCGGAGCCGCCGCTGGCGATGTTGCCGGCCCTGGGCCAACTGGCCCGCCGTTTGCCCGATGATCCGGGGCCCCTCTTGGCGGCCCTGGCCGGAGAAGATTCGCGATGA
- the der gene encoding ribosome biogenesis GTPase Der codes for MSAIMAIVGRPNVGKSTLFNRLTRTRQALVHDLPGVTRDRLYGRAIIDDRQVTVIDTGGFDPPADQPFAAEVHAQIAMAMEEADLILFVCDGRAGLNPADLEIATRLRRSQKPVIHAVNKIDGPRQEDEASEFFALGVEKLHFISAAHGYGMSDLADDILAHLPPDDELTERLETPGGAVFLSPSRLAERDEPPEDEDIDPKRLAVDEIRVALIGRPNVGKSSLLNALFGGPRVVVSDVPGTTRDAVDTPIQVGDKKYVIIDTAGIRRRGKVAPGIEKAGVFRSLRAIDRAHVVVAMMEAGEGVTDQDLHLIGAAMEQNRALIVVMNKWDLLAGDERRRKQLDARLEEALRFAPWAPVLRLSVLKGRGVDKILPLVDQIFAQYNSRLGTGRLNQVLEQAQIKHTPPSVGSRRLKIYYAAQVAVRPPTVALVVNDPKAVHFSYRRFLTNEFRKAMGLEQSPLKLILRGRSGRRASAPKKK; via the coding sequence ATGAGCGCCATCATGGCCATCGTCGGCCGGCCCAACGTGGGCAAGTCGACTCTGTTCAACCGCCTGACCCGCACGCGCCAGGCCCTGGTCCACGACCTGCCCGGCGTCACCCGCGATCGCCTCTATGGCCGGGCGATCATCGACGACCGCCAGGTCACGGTCATCGACACCGGCGGCTTCGACCCGCCGGCCGATCAACCCTTCGCCGCCGAGGTCCACGCCCAGATCGCCATGGCCATGGAGGAGGCCGATCTGATTCTCTTCGTCTGCGACGGCCGGGCCGGCCTCAACCCGGCCGACCTGGAGATCGCCACCCGCCTGCGGCGTTCGCAAAAGCCGGTGATCCACGCCGTCAACAAGATCGACGGCCCGCGCCAGGAGGACGAGGCCAGCGAGTTTTTCGCCCTGGGCGTGGAAAAGCTGCACTTCATCAGCGCCGCCCACGGCTATGGCATGAGCGATCTGGCCGACGACATCCTGGCCCATCTGCCGCCCGACGACGAACTCACCGAGCGTCTGGAGACGCCCGGCGGCGCGGTTTTCCTCAGCCCCAGCCGCCTGGCCGAGCGCGACGAGCCGCCCGAAGACGAGGACATCGACCCCAAGCGCCTGGCCGTCGACGAGATCCGCGTGGCCCTGATCGGCCGACCCAACGTGGGCAAGTCATCGCTTTTGAACGCCCTGTTCGGCGGGCCGCGGGTGGTGGTCAGCGACGTGCCGGGCACCACCCGCGACGCGGTGGACACGCCCATCCAGGTGGGCGACAAAAAATACGTCATCATCGACACCGCCGGCATCCGGCGGCGGGGCAAGGTGGCCCCGGGCATCGAAAAGGCCGGGGTGTTCCGTTCGTTGCGGGCCATTGACCGGGCCCACGTGGTGGTGGCCATGATGGAGGCCGGCGAGGGCGTCACCGATCAAGACCTGCACCTGATCGGCGCGGCCATGGAGCAAAACCGCGCCCTGATCGTGGTGATGAACAAGTGGGATCTGCTGGCCGGCGACGAGCGGCGGCGCAAGCAGCTCGACGCCCGCCTGGAGGAGGCGCTGCGCTTCGCGCCGTGGGCCCCGGTGCTGCGCCTGAGCGTGCTGAAGGGGCGGGGAGTGGACAAGATCCTGCCCCTGGTCGACCAAATCTTCGCCCAATACAACTCGCGCCTGGGCACCGGTCGGCTCAACCAGGTGCTGGAGCAGGCCCAGATCAAGCACACCCCGCCCAGCGTGGGTTCGCGCCGCCTGAAGATCTACTACGCCGCCCAGGTGGCCGTGCGGCCGCCCACGGTGGCTCTGGTGGTCAACGACCCCAAGGCGGTGCATTTTTCCTATCGTCGTTTTCTGACCAACGAGTTTCGCAAGGCCATGGGCCTGGAGCAATCGCCGCTGAAGCTGATCCTGCGCGGCCGTTCGGGTCGCCGGGCCAGCGCGCCCAAGAAAAAATGA
- the nagZ gene encoding beta-N-acetylhexosaminidase, whose amino-acid sequence MSARYARAQIESAVAQSLVIGLEGLEASADELAMVAQGRVGGVILFARNVESPEQVWALNESLRRAAVGLPPLFVMVDQEGGSVARLRAPFTDGPDMAALGAADAAALAAHGRRMGRELAAAGFNFNLAPVVDVHAVQGGVMARRSLGADPLKVGELAAAFIQGQQEAGCLACAKHFPGLGRTTADSHRHRPLVELSRDELDAVELPPFRRAIAADVAGVMVCHAVFTAVDADRPASLSPAVIEGLLRGEMGYQGLTLSDDLEMGALAAHGLAPAQAATQAYIAGCDLLLVCRRAEEALTAGREITDMIIDGRIQPAVAQAKLERVLRAKAGLRHLPPPLDQLRAALSHKGA is encoded by the coding sequence GTGAGCGCCCGCTACGCCCGCGCCCAGATCGAAAGCGCCGTGGCCCAGTCGCTGGTCATCGGCCTGGAGGGCCTGGAGGCCAGCGCCGATGAACTGGCCATGGTGGCCCAGGGCCGGGTGGGCGGAGTGATCCTCTTCGCCCGCAACGTGGAGTCTCCCGAGCAGGTCTGGGCCCTCAACGAAAGTCTGCGCCGGGCCGCCGTCGGCCTGCCGCCGCTGTTTGTCATGGTCGATCAGGAGGGCGGCAGCGTGGCCCGGCTGCGCGCGCCTTTCACCGACGGGCCGGACATGGCCGCCCTGGGCGCGGCCGACGCCGCGGCCCTGGCCGCCCACGGCCGACGCATGGGCCGCGAACTGGCCGCCGCCGGTTTCAACTTCAACCTGGCCCCGGTGGTCGACGTCCACGCCGTCCAGGGCGGCGTGATGGCCCGGCGCAGCCTGGGGGCCGATCCGCTCAAGGTCGGCGAACTGGCCGCGGCCTTCATCCAGGGCCAGCAAGAGGCCGGCTGCCTGGCCTGCGCCAAGCACTTCCCCGGCCTGGGCCGCACCACCGCCGACAGCCACCGCCATCGCCCGCTGGTGGAGCTGTCGCGCGACGAGTTGGACGCCGTGGAACTGCCGCCCTTCCGCCGGGCCATCGCCGCCGACGTGGCCGGGGTGATGGTCTGCCACGCGGTCTTCACCGCCGTGGACGCCGACCGCCCGGCCTCGCTTTCGCCGGCGGTGATCGAGGGTCTGTTGCGCGGGGAGATGGGCTACCAGGGCCTGACGCTAAGCGACGACCTGGAGATGGGCGCCCTGGCCGCCCACGGCCTCGCGCCGGCCCAGGCCGCCACCCAGGCCTACATTGCCGGCTGCGACCTGTTGCTGGTCTGCCGCCGGGCCGAGGAGGCCCTGACCGCCGGCCGGGAGATCACCGACATGATCATCGACGGCCGCATCCAACCGGCCGTGGCCCAGGCCAAACTGGAGCGCGTCCTGCGAGCCAAGGCCGGCCTGCGTCACCTGCCGCCGCCGCTGGATCAGTTGCGCGCGGCCCTTTCGCACAAGGGCGCATAA
- a CDS encoding FmdB family zinc ribbon protein: MPIYEYKCNKCAKEFEVLVLGSRDDVRCPQCDAADVSRLMSGFAHKNEGGTLVSSSGGGCSSCSGGSCSTCH; encoded by the coding sequence ATGCCGATATACGAATATAAATGCAACAAATGCGCCAAGGAATTCGAGGTGTTGGTCCTCGGCTCCCGCGACGACGTCCGCTGCCCCCAGTGCGACGCCGCCGATGTGTCGCGCCTGATGAGCGGCTTCGCCCACAAAAACGAGGGCGGGACTCTGGTTTCGTCCTCGGGCGGCGGCTGCTCCAGTTGTTCGGGTGGTTCATGCTCGACCTGCCACTGA
- a CDS encoding putative nucleotidyltransferase substrate binding domain-containing protein: protein MDDFPWRRVLDFVRGVAPFDALGPDELGRVARSMEIAYFPRGRRIIAAGGAPAQALHIIQSGAAEQSLPARDGRPPALIDLRGEGDVFGAASLLAGQSPLFDVVAREDMVCYLLPAEPFKALVADHAAFQRFFGSSLAHDLAAAASLGRATPVDGLDLGLGAALSRSRVGEVMSRQALCGPPQTSLRQAARLMTERQVGSIIVADAAGQPIGILTDSDFRGRVMLSARHFDQPIADFMTSPVRTIAPNAYAFDALLTMSRHGLHHLAVVEGGRLVGVVSDRDLQALTGASPVALAREIDKAESVDELVGLHGRVDRVIERLLRLGGSARDMLELVTEFNDRLTHKLVQLCEADMEAQGLGPAPTPYCWLALGSEGRREQTLRTDQDNAIVFANVPADSLGAVKGWFLGLAHRVTRALEACGFPLCNGDVMADNPRWCQTLDQWKDVFGGWVSQPKPLTLRMASIFFDFRAIYAESDYDEALREHLRQALEGNRLFLRFMAKNGLYNRAPLGFLRQLVVERGGEHKNKLNLKNSGLMPLVDGARVLALDQGVMATGTLDRLAAAAEAGVLRPALAADLAEAFGFITLMRIGRHLEARAAGQTPDNYIDPASLGSLQRKTLKESFRVISEFQALLEHRYQTWLLT from the coding sequence ATGGATGATTTTCCCTGGCGGCGGGTGCTGGATTTCGTGCGCGGAGTCGCGCCGTTCGACGCCCTGGGCCCCGACGAGTTGGGCCGCGTCGCCCGGAGCATGGAGATAGCCTATTTCCCGCGCGGCCGGCGGATCATCGCCGCCGGCGGAGCGCCAGCCCAGGCCCTGCACATTATCCAGAGCGGCGCGGCCGAGCAGAGCCTGCCCGCCCGCGACGGGCGGCCGCCGGCCCTGATCGACCTGCGCGGCGAGGGCGACGTCTTTGGCGCGGCCAGCCTGCTGGCGGGCCAGAGCCCGCTTTTCGACGTCGTCGCCCGCGAGGACATGGTTTGCTATCTGCTGCCGGCCGAGCCCTTCAAGGCGCTGGTGGCCGATCACGCGGCGTTTCAGCGCTTTTTCGGCTCCAGCCTGGCCCACGACCTGGCCGCCGCGGCCAGCCTGGGGCGGGCCACGCCGGTCGATGGCCTTGACCTGGGCCTGGGCGCGGCCCTTTCGCGCAGCCGGGTGGGCGAGGTGATGAGCCGCCAGGCCCTGTGCGGCCCGCCCCAGACCAGCCTGCGTCAGGCCGCCCGCCTGATGACCGAGCGCCAGGTGGGCTCGATCATCGTCGCCGACGCCGCCGGCCAGCCCATCGGCATCCTCACCGACAGCGATTTTCGCGGCCGGGTGATGCTCTCGGCCCGCCACTTCGATCAACCCATCGCCGATTTCATGACCAGCCCCGTGCGGACCATCGCGCCAAACGCCTACGCCTTCGACGCCCTGCTGACCATGAGCCGCCACGGCCTGCACCACCTGGCGGTGGTCGAGGGCGGCCGGCTGGTGGGCGTGGTCAGCGACCGCGACTTGCAGGCCCTGACCGGGGCCAGCCCCGTGGCCCTGGCCCGCGAGATCGACAAGGCCGAAAGCGTGGACGAACTGGTGGGCCTGCACGGCCGCGTGGACCGCGTGATCGAGCGCCTGCTGCGCCTGGGCGGTTCGGCCCGCGACATGCTGGAGTTGGTCACCGAGTTCAACGACCGCCTGACCCACAAGCTGGTGCAACTGTGCGAGGCCGACATGGAGGCCCAGGGCCTGGGCCCCGCGCCCACGCCCTATTGCTGGCTGGCCCTGGGCAGCGAGGGCCGCCGCGAACAGACCCTGCGCACCGATCAGGACAACGCCATTGTTTTCGCCAACGTCCCGGCCGATTCGCTGGGCGCGGTCAAGGGCTGGTTTCTGGGCCTGGCCCACCGCGTCACCCGCGCCCTGGAGGCCTGCGGCTTTCCGCTGTGCAACGGCGACGTCATGGCCGACAACCCCCGCTGGTGCCAGACGCTGGATCAATGGAAAGACGTCTTTGGCGGCTGGGTCAGCCAGCCCAAACCGCTTACGCTGCGCATGGCCTCGATATTTTTCGACTTTCGGGCCATCTACGCCGAGAGCGACTATGACGAGGCCCTGCGCGAGCATCTGCGTCAGGCCCTGGAGGGCAACCGGCTTTTTCTGCGCTTCATGGCCAAAAACGGCCTCTACAACCGCGCGCCGCTGGGCTTTTTGCGCCAGTTGGTGGTCGAGCGCGGCGGCGAGCACAAAAACAAGCTAAACCTGAAAAACAGCGGCCTGATGCCCCTGGTCGACGGCGCGCGGGTCTTGGCCCTGGACCAGGGCGTCATGGCCACGGGCACCTTGGACCGCCTGGCCGCCGCCGCCGAGGCCGGCGTGTTGCGGCCGGCCCTGGCCGCCGATCTGGCCGAGGCCTTCGGCTTCATTACGCTAATGCGCATCGGCCGCCACCTGGAGGCCCGCGCCGCCGGCCAGACCCCCGACAACTATATCGATCCGGCCAGCCTGGGCAGCCTCCAGCGCAAGACGCTCAAGGAGAGCTTCCGCGTCATCAGCGAGTTCCAGGCCCTGCTCGAACACCGCTATCAGACCTGGCTGCTGACCTGA
- a CDS encoding D-sedoheptulose-7-phosphate isomerase, which produces MMQAVAAAGVQKTIAAMEQLLASGLGAVTTAAAAIAKAFSDDKKMLCFGNGGSAADAQHLAAEMVNRFMLERPSLPCLALTTDASVLTSIANDYAFGEIFSKQIKALGAAGDVALGISTSGNSPNVLEGLRVAQQRGLLTIGLTGRGGGAMAALCDILVAAPTDETPRIQEVHAVVIHLICELVDLTLFGRAK; this is translated from the coding sequence ATGATGCAGGCCGTCGCCGCCGCTGGCGTTCAAAAAACCATCGCCGCCATGGAGCAGCTTTTGGCCTCGGGCCTGGGGGCGGTGACCACCGCCGCCGCGGCCATCGCCAAGGCTTTTTCCGACGACAAGAAGATGCTTTGCTTCGGCAACGGCGGTTCGGCGGCCGACGCCCAGCATCTGGCCGCCGAGATGGTCAACCGTTTCATGCTCGAACGACCCAGCCTGCCTTGCCTGGCCCTGACCACCGACGCCAGCGTGCTGACCTCCATCGCCAACGATTACGCCTTCGGCGAGATCTTCTCCAAGCAGATCAAGGCGTTGGGCGCGGCCGGCGACGTGGCGCTGGGCATTTCGACCTCGGGCAACTCGCCCAATGTGCTCGAAGGTCTGCGCGTGGCCCAGCAACGCGGCCTGCTGACCATCGGCCTGACTGGACGCGGCGGCGGGGCCATGGCCGCCCTGTGCGACATCCTGGTGGCCGCGCCCACCGACGAAACGCCGCGCATTCAAGAGGTGCACGCCGTGGTGATTCACCTCATCTGCGAGTTGGTGGACCTCACCCTCTTTGGACGCGCCAAATGA
- a CDS encoding 3'-5' exonuclease, which yields MGLTTARLRNRYRRLRLGRRGLSPLARANLAALDGLDRRAPLDECSFVVLDLETTGVDLARDGVVSAGAVRLRGGRVLLGQYFDEMILPQGEVPASSITIHGLTPQRLAAGRPLAQVFDDLAGFIGADIVVAHNAGFDLHFIDRHMRAHHGLALQNLALCTLRLCRALLLPSDPFGVGRHKGQCRLDAIAERFGLDTPQRHTAIGDALVTALIFQRMLAMMEERGQARLGRLIALGQAPR from the coding sequence ATGGGCCTGACCACCGCGCGCCTGCGCAACCGTTACCGGCGCCTGCGCCTGGGCCGGCGGGGGCTATCGCCCCTGGCCCGGGCCAACCTGGCCGCCTTGGACGGCCTGGACCGCCGCGCGCCCCTGGACGAGTGTTCCTTCGTGGTGTTGGACCTGGAGACCACCGGCGTGGACCTGGCCCGCGATGGCGTGGTCAGCGCGGGCGCGGTGCGCCTGCGCGGCGGCCGGGTGCTGTTGGGGCAATACTTCGACGAGATGATCCTGCCCCAGGGCGAGGTGCCGGCCAGTTCCATCACCATCCACGGACTGACGCCCCAACGTCTGGCCGCCGGCCGGCCCCTGGCCCAGGTCTTCGACGATCTGGCCGGCTTCATCGGCGCCGATATCGTCGTGGCCCACAACGCCGGCTTCGACCTGCATTTCATCGACCGCCACATGCGCGCCCATCACGGCCTGGCCCTGCAAAACCTGGCCCTGTGCACCCTGCGCCTGTGCCGGGCCCTGCTGTTGCCCTCCGACCCCTTTGGCGTCGGCCGGCACAAGGGCCAGTGCCGCCTGGACGCCATCGCCGAGCGCTTCGGCCTGGACACGCCCCAGCGCCACACCGCCATCGGCGACGCCCTGGTCACGGCGCTGATCTTCCAGCGCATGCTCGCCATGATGGAAGAGCGCGGCCAGGCCCGTCTGGGCCGGCTGATCGCCCTGGGCCAGGCCCCGCGCTGA